The Gemmatimonadota bacterium genome includes a region encoding these proteins:
- a CDS encoding heavy-metal-associated domain-containing protein, with the protein MTKTKLRIEGMSCGHCAHAVTQALESVPGVQQARVDLEGGSAEVEHEGADRAALVGAVMDEGYSAEELA; encoded by the coding sequence ATGACGAAGACGAAGCTGCGTATTGAAGGAATGAGCTGTGGGCACTGCGCGCACGCGGTGACCCAGGCGTTGGAATCGGTGCCGGGAGTCCAGCAGGCGCGCGTGGACCTGGAGGGCGGGAGCGCTGAGGTCGAGCACGAGGGCGCCGACCGCGCGGCGCTCGTGGGCGCCGTCATGGATGAAGGCTACTCGGCGGAAGAGCTCGCCTGA
- a CDS encoding DUF6010 family protein, with the protein MRGAALAVLSFGALALLPGRPVVVGFAVLLGLAAGVYVGFALPSASAGEQRLQWIVAIGFVALAVIGATSLPWLLVAGWLAHAAWDARHHTTRDGIAPAPPWYARLCLVYDVAAAMILTGWYLLA; encoded by the coding sequence GTGAGGGGCGCCGCGCTGGCCGTGCTCAGCTTCGGCGCGCTCGCGCTGCTCCCCGGGCGACCGGTGGTGGTGGGCTTCGCGGTCCTGCTCGGCCTCGCCGCCGGCGTGTACGTGGGCTTCGCGCTGCCCTCCGCGAGCGCGGGCGAGCAGCGCTTGCAGTGGATCGTGGCGATCGGCTTCGTCGCTCTGGCGGTGATCGGCGCCACGTCCCTGCCGTGGCTGCTGGTGGCGGGCTGGCTGGCGCACGCCGCGTGGGACGCCCGCCATCACACGACCAGAGACGGGATCGCACCTGCGCCGCCCTGGTACGCGCGCCTGTGCCTGGTCTACGACGTGGCCGCCGCGATGATCTTGACCGGCTGGTATCTTCTGGCGTGA
- the msrB gene encoding peptide-methionine (R)-S-oxide reductase MsrB, with product MSDPEDLPGTDVEWRERLTPEQYEIARRGGTERAFTGRYHDHKAAGTYRCVCCGEPLFSSDTKYDSGSGWPSFYEPVDAERVVSREDRSLFMVRTEVLCSRCDAHLGHVFPDGPGPTGTRYCVNSAALDFEPADEEA from the coding sequence GTGAGCGACCCGGAAGACCTCCCCGGGACGGACGTCGAGTGGCGCGAGCGGTTGACGCCCGAGCAGTACGAGATCGCCCGGCGCGGGGGCACCGAGCGGGCGTTCACGGGCCGATACCACGACCACAAGGCCGCGGGCACGTACAGGTGCGTGTGCTGCGGGGAGCCGCTTTTCTCATCCGACACCAAGTACGATTCGGGCTCCGGCTGGCCGAGCTTCTACGAGCCGGTCGACGCCGAGCGGGTCGTATCGCGTGAGGACCGGAGCCTGTTCATGGTCAGAACGGAGGTTCTGTGCTCTCGCTGCGATGCCCATCTGGGCCACGTCTTTCCGGACGGCCCCGGGCCCACGGGCACGCGTTACTGCGTCAACTCCGCCGCGCTGGATTTCGAGCCCGCCGATGAGGAGGCTTGA